DNA from Desulfarculus baarsii DSM 2075:
CAGGTCGAAAACAAGTCGGCCGGTGCGCTCGTCCAGGTTGCCCGTGGGCTCGTCGGCCAACAGAACCCGGGGTTGACGCACCAGGGCGCGGGCGATGGCCACCCGCTGTTGCTCGCCGCCGGACAACTCGGCCAGACGATGCTGGCGGCGATGGCCCATCCCCACGGCCTCCAAAAGATCCTCGGCCGCTTCCTGGGCCTTGGCCTTTGGCGTCCTGGCGATGAGGGCGGGCATCATGACGTTCTCGAGCGCCGAAAACTCGGGCAAAAGGTGATGAAACTGAAACACGAAGCCTATATGTTCGTTCCTGAACGCGGCCAGGGCCGGTTCGTCCATCTTGAACAGATCGCGCCCGGCCACCAGCAACTGCCCCGACGTGGGGCGATCCAAGGCCCCGGTGATGTGCAACAGCGTGGACTTGCCCACGCCCGAGGCCCCCAGCACGGCCACCATCTGGCCGGCATGCACGCTGAGGTCGAGCCCCTTGAGCACCTCGACCTTCTGCCCGGCCAGGACATAGCTCTTGCAAAGCTTCCTTATATGAATTAATGCCTGGCCTTCTGTCAAGTGTTCTGGGCCTCCTAGCCCCTCGCCATGGCCTCGCGGCGCGTTCCGGCTCATTCGTACCTCAAGGCCTCCACCGGGTCCAGCGCGCCGGCCTGGGCCGCGGGATAGATCGTGGCCAACAGGCTGATAATCATCGCGCTGACGGCCACGATGGCCACGGTCAGCGGGTCCACCTCCACCGGCAACGTGCCCAAGGCGTAAATCTCCTTGGGCAGCTCGATGAACTGATAGCGCGCCAACACGGCGCACAACACCAGCCCCCCGGCCACGCCGATGAGCGTGCCGGCCACGCCGATGGTCAGGCCCACCATTGTAAAGATGCGCCGCACGGCCTTGCGCGAGGCGCCCATGGCCTTGAGCACGCCGATGTCGGCGGTCTTGTCCATCACCAGCATTATAAGCGAACTGACGATGCCAAAGGCGGCAACCAGCACGATCAGGGTCAAAATTATGAACATCACCACCCGTTCCAGCTTGAGCGCCGCGAACAGGGTGTGGTTCATGCGGATCCAATCGCGGGTGTAATACTCGAAACCAAGGGCCTCGGTCAACCGCGCGGCCACCTCGGGCGCCTTGTAAATAT
Protein-coding regions in this window:
- a CDS encoding ABC transporter ATP-binding protein; its protein translation is MTEGQALIHIRKLCKSYVLAGQKVEVLKGLDLSVHAGQMVAVLGASGVGKSTLLHITGALDRPTSGQLLVAGRDLFKMDEPALAAFRNEHIGFVFQFHHLLPEFSALENVMMPALIARTPKAKAQEAAEDLLEAVGMGHRRQHRLAELSGGEQQRVAIARALVRQPRVLLADEPTGNLDERTGRLVFDLLQGLNDQRGLTTLVATHNERLAAVMDRRIRLADGLAHPVD